The Candidatus Celerinatantimonas neptuna DNA segment ATTTGCATAATTTGCAGTATCCCATGGTTCATACTGGATTCTGGCAATGGAATGTTGACTCTTTGTTTTGGTCCGTCGTTTTAGGCGTGTTATTTTTGTGGATGTTTCGTCGTGCTGCAAAAAAAGCGACAAACGGAGTACCAGGTAAGTTTCAATGTTTCCTTGAAATTATTGTCGAATTTGTCGATGGATCGGTGAGAGATATTTTTCATGGTCGCAGTAAATTGATTGCGCCTTTAGCTTTGACTATTTTCGTTTGGGTGTTCCTGATGAATCTGATGGATTTGATCCCGATCGATTTTATCCCTTACATTGCCGAACATTGGATCGGTTTGCCGTATATGCGTGTTGTTCCATCTGCCGATGTGAATATTGACATGTCTATGGCGCTGGCCGTTTTCGCATTGATCATTATTTACAGCTTGAGAGTGAAAGGACCCCTTGGTTTTCTTAAAGAACTGACCATGCAACCTTTCAATCACTGGGTGTTTATTCCGGTAAACTTTATTCTGGAATTGGTTTCATTGCTATCTAAACCGCTGTCTCTTGGACTTCGGTTATTCGGTAATATGTATGCGGGTGAGCTCATTTTTGTCCTGATTGCGGCGTTGCTTCCTTTCTGGGCACAGTGGATCTTGTCGGTCCCATGGGCTATTTTCCACATTCTGATTATTACATTACAGGCATTTATCTTTATGGTTCTGACGATTGTTTATCTGTCGCAGGCAAGTGAAGATCATTAATTTTTAACGCTATTGTATTTGATTAACAACATTGTTGATAGAAACTGGAGAAACTAATGGAACATTTGAGTTTTGATCTGTTGTACATAGCCGCTGGGCTTATGATGGGTCTGGCTGCTATCGGTGCTGCTATCGGTATCGGTATTCTGGGTGGTAAATTCTTAGAAGGTGCGGCTCGCCAGCCTGATATGATTCCTTTACTACGTACTCAGTTCTTCATCGTGATGGGTCTGGTTGACGCGATTCCAATGATTGCTGTTGGTTTGGGTCTGTATGTCATGTTTGCGGTGGCCTAGCTGCGTAAGCAAGGTCCATTCTGAACGATTGATATTACATTCATTTTTTTAAGAGAGGTATTGCAGTGAACATCAATGCAACCATCCTCGGCCAGGCTATCGCTTTTATCATTTTTGTCTGGTTCTGCATGAAATATATATGGCCGCCAATTATGGTTGCCATTGAAAATCGGCAAAAAACGATTGCCGATGGACTAAGTAGTGCGGAACGGGCGAAAAAAGATCTGGAACTGGCTCAGGCCAAATCTTCAGAGCAGCTGAAAACAGCTAAAAACGAAGCCGCCGTCATCATTGAACAGGCGAATAAACGTAAATCTCAGATCATTGATGAAGCTAAACAGGAAGCGCTGAACGAACGAGAAAAAATTATTTCTCAAGGTCAATCTGAATTGGAAGCTGAACGTAATCGCTTACGTGAAGAACTTCGGACTCAGGTTGCTGCATTAGCAATTCAGGGGGCTGAGAAAATTTTGCAACGTAGCATCGATTCCAATGCCAATAAAGATATCATCGATCAGGTGATCTCTGAGCTGTAAAGGGGGATAGAAGGGTTTATGGCTGAAGAAAAAACCATTGCTCGCCCTTACGCGAAAGCTGCGTTTGAATTTGCCGTTGAGCATCAGGCTATCGAAAAATGGGGCGAAATGTTGGAATTTGCCAGTATAGTGGCTAAGGATCCGCAAGTCGCCGAGTATTTGACGAATGCCGATAAGACCCAGTTAATGGCCGAATTTTTTGTGAAGGTCTGTGGGGAACAGCTCGATGAAAGTGGTCAAAATCTGATTCGGGTTATGGCTGAAAACAAACGTTTGGGAGTCCTCCCATCGGTTTGCGAGCAATTCATGACGTTTCGTGAGGAGTACAATAAAGAGATCACGGCTCATGTAGTCAGCGCAACCGAATTGTCGAAGCAACAGCTGCAAGAATTAAAAGTCGTGTTAGAGAAACGTTTAGCACGTAATTTGCAGCTTGAATGCAGTGTCGACAGTACATTGATTGCCGGAATGGTCGTTACCGCCGGTGATTTGGTGATTGACAGCTCTGTTAAAGGGCAACTTGCAAAACTGTCTGACACGCTCAAAGCGTAATTGGGGAATAGAGCATGCAACTGAATTCCACTGAGATTAGCGAACTGATCAAAAAACGTATTGAACAGTTCGAGGTTGTAAGTGAAGCTCGTAATGAAGGAACTATCGTTTCTGTAAGCGATGGTATCCTGCGTATTCATGGCCTTGCCGAAGTGATGCAAGGGGAAATGATCGAGATTCCTGGCAACCGTTATGCTATTGCATTGAACCTGGAACGAGATTCCGTCGGTGCGGTAGTTATGGGTCCTTATGCTGATTTGGCTGAGGGCGACAAAGTTAAAAGTACGGGTCGTATTTTGGAAGTACCTGTTGGCCGCGGCTTATTAGGACGTGTGGTCAATACATTGGGTCAACCGATCGATGGTAAAGGCGCTATTGAAAATGATGGCTTTTCACCGGTTGAAGTGATTGCTCCTGGGGTTATGGCCCGTAAGTCGGTTGATAAACCAGTACAGACTGGTATTAAAGCGATTGATGCGATGATTCCAATTGGTCGTGGTCAACGTGAATTGATTATTGGTGATCGTCAAACTGGTAAAACAGCGATTGCGATGGATGCCATCATCAACCAGAACGGTTCTGGCATTAAATGTATCTATGTTGCGATTGGCCAGAAAGCATCAACTATTGCTAACGTGGTTCGTCACTTAGAAGAACATGGTGCAATGGAATATACCACGGTTGTCGCTGCATCTGCATCTGATACGGCTGCACTGCAATACCTGGCTCCTTACTCCGGGTGTGCAATGGGTGAGTATTTCCGTAACCGGGGTGAAGATTCATTGATCATCTATGATGATTTGTCGAAACAGGCTGTTGCTTATCGTCAAATTTCATTACTCCTGCGTCGGCCACCTGGTCGTGAAGCGTATCCTGGTGATGTGTTCTATTTGCATTCACGCTTATTGGAACGTGCTGCTCAGGTGAATGAAGAATTTGTTGAAGATTTTACTAAAGGTAAAGTGAAAGGTCGTTCAGGTTCATTAACTGCATTACCTATTATCGAAACTCAGGCTGGTGACGTATCTGCATTCGTACCAACCAACGTGATTTCAATTACCGATGGTCAGATCTTCCTGACAACACAATTGTTTAACTCAGGTGTTCGTCCTGCGGTTGACCCTGGTATTTCAGTATCCCGGGTTGGTGGTGCAGCTCAGACAAAAATCATCAAAAAATTATCCGGTGGTATTCGTACAGCTCTTGCTCAGTATCGTGAACTGGCTGCATTTGCTCAGTTTGCTTCTGATTTGGATGATGCAACCCGTAAGCAATTGGATCATGGTCAGAAAGTAACTGAACTGATGAAACAGGGACAATTTTCACCTCGTTCCGTAGCTGAACAGGCTTTAAGTTTGTTTGCTGCTGAAAAAGGGTTTCTGGATGATGTTGAAGAGCACAAAATCGTTGATTTTGAAGCTGCGCTGCTCTCTTATGCAAAAGCGGAACATGCAGATTTATTAGCGACTATCAATGATAAAGGTGATTACAACGACGAGATTGAA contains these protein-coding regions:
- the atpB gene encoding ATP synthase subunit a, coding for MAATGETMTSAEYISHHLHNLQYPMVHTGFWQWNVDSLFWSVVLGVLFLWMFRRAAKKATNGVPGKFQCFLEIIVEFVDGSVRDIFHGRSKLIAPLALTIFVWVFLMNLMDLIPIDFIPYIAEHWIGLPYMRVVPSADVNIDMSMALAVFALIIIYSLRVKGPLGFLKELTMQPFNHWVFIPVNFILELVSLLSKPLSLGLRLFGNMYAGELIFVLIAALLPFWAQWILSVPWAIFHILIITLQAFIFMVLTIVYLSQASEDH
- the atpE gene encoding ATP synthase subunit c, producing the protein MEHLSFDLLYIAAGLMMGLAAIGAAIGIGILGGKFLEGAARQPDMIPLLRTQFFIVMGLVDAIPMIAVGLGLYVMFAVA
- the atpF gene encoding ATP synthase subunit b — its product is MNINATILGQAIAFIIFVWFCMKYIWPPIMVAIENRQKTIADGLSSAERAKKDLELAQAKSSEQLKTAKNEAAVIIEQANKRKSQIIDEAKQEALNEREKIISQGQSELEAERNRLREELRTQVAALAIQGAEKILQRSIDSNANKDIIDQVISEL
- the atpH gene encoding ATP synthase subunit delta translates to MAEEKTIARPYAKAAFEFAVEHQAIEKWGEMLEFASIVAKDPQVAEYLTNADKTQLMAEFFVKVCGEQLDESGQNLIRVMAENKRLGVLPSVCEQFMTFREEYNKEITAHVVSATELSKQQLQELKVVLEKRLARNLQLECSVDSTLIAGMVVTAGDLVIDSSVKGQLAKLSDTLKA
- the atpA gene encoding ATP synthase subunit alpha; this translates as MQLNSTEISELIKKRIEQFEVVSEARNEGTIVSVSDGILRIHGLAEVMQGEMIEIPGNRYAIALNLERDSVGAVVMGPYADLAEGDKVKSTGRILEVPVGRGLLGRVVNTLGQPIDGKGAIENDGFSPVEVIAPGVMARKSVDKPVQTGIKAIDAMIPIGRGQRELIIGDRQTGKTAIAMDAIINQNGSGIKCIYVAIGQKASTIANVVRHLEEHGAMEYTTVVAASASDTAALQYLAPYSGCAMGEYFRNRGEDSLIIYDDLSKQAVAYRQISLLLRRPPGREAYPGDVFYLHSRLLERAAQVNEEFVEDFTKGKVKGRSGSLTALPIIETQAGDVSAFVPTNVISITDGQIFLTTQLFNSGVRPAVDPGISVSRVGGAAQTKIIKKLSGGIRTALAQYRELAAFAQFASDLDDATRKQLDHGQKVTELMKQGQFSPRSVAEQALSLFAAEKGFLDDVEEHKIVDFEAALLSYAKAEHADLLATINDKGDYNDEIESKMKALLEAFKSTQTW